GTGCTGCTGCGCTGGAACGCCCAGGACCCGCCGGACGCCTTCGAGCAGCACCGCAACCAGGTGATCTACGACACCTACCAGCATAACCGCAACCCGTTCATCGACCACCCCGAGTGGGTGAGCTCGATCTTCGGGTGACCCCGGCGAAGGTTCGCGAACCGGTCGACGAGGCGGCGGTGAGGCCTCAAGATGGGCGGCGTGCGTGACGACACTGGGCAGGTGCCACCGTCGCTGCCGCGTGCCGAGCGCCGCCCCGTCGTGCCTGACTGGGTGGTCGACGCCGCCTGCGCGTTGCTGGCCCTCGTCGGAGCGGCTGCCGTCGTCGCGACCCTCGACCCCGACTGGGTCGTCGTGTCGATGCTCGGCCTGGCTCTGCTGCCCTTGGGCTCGCCCGCGGTGGTGCCGCGGGCCACCGTGCTCGCGGTCGCCGCGGTCGGGTGGCTCGTCGGCCTCGGCCGCGCGGTCATCGACACCAGCACCTGGACGTCGGCCGACGTGCTCGGGTGGGGGCGCTCACTCGGCGCACTGGTGCTCGCGGGCGTGCTCGCGGCGGTGGTGCACAGCCGGATCGACCGCACGCAGCGTCGGGTCGACCAGGCCCTCGCCTTCGCGGAGGACGCCACGGTGCACGACCCGCTCACCGGCCTGGCCAACCGCAAGGGCCTGTCGATGCTGGGCGCCCAGATCCTCGAGACGGCCCGTCGCCGCGGGGACGCGGTGTACTGCATGTTCCTGGACGTCGACGGGCTCGGGCGGATCAACTCCGACCTCGGCCACGGCGCCGGCGATGAGATCCTGCTCACCGTGGCCGAGGCGCTGTCGCGATCGACCCGCGCCACCGACGCGGTGGCTCGCTGGGGCGACGACGAGTTCGTCGTGGTCGGCCCCGGCACCGGCCTGGCGCCGCTGGAGATGGAGCGCCGGGTGCGGGCCCGCTGCCTCGAGAGCTCGCCGCTGCCGCGCGAGCAGTGGGCGGCGCGGATCAGCGCCGGCGGTGCGGTGCTCGAGCCGTGGGACGACGGCGACGTCAGCACCTTGTTGCACCAGGCCGACCGCGAGATGCAGCTGCGCCGGGCCTTGCGCCGCGAGGCCGCGGCCCCGCCGTACCGGCCGGTGCGGCTCGACCCGAGCCCGTACCCGCCCGACACCCCGCNCCCGGCCGGCTGGGGCGACTGAGCGCGCCCGCCGTCGGCCGCTAGCGTTCGACCGTGACCGGACGCCTGCTCGTCATCGGCGACTCCCTGACCTACCACGGGCCGACCGGGCCCGAGCTGGTCACCGACTCGCGCCTGTGGCCGCAGCGCGTGGCCGCGGCCACCGGCCGCCGGGTCGACCTGCTCGCTCGACAGGGCTGGACCGCCCGCGATGCGTGGTGGGCGCTCACCAAGGACCCGGTGGCGTGGTCGGTGCTGCTGCCGCGGGCTGACGTCCTGGTGCTCGCGGTGGGCGGCATGGACTCCCTGCCGGCCAGCGTCCCGACCTACCTGCGCGAGGGCATCGCCTTCGTGCGCCCCGCCCCGCTGCGGCGGGTCGTGCGGCGCACCTACCGCCGCTGGCACCCGAGCGTCGTG
This portion of the Angustibacter sp. Root456 genome encodes:
- a CDS encoding GGDEF domain-containing protein — encoded protein: MLGLALLPLGSPAVVPRATVLAVAAVGWLVGLGRAVIDTSTWTSADVLGWGRSLGALVLAGVLAAVVHSRIDRTQRRVDQALAFAEDATVHDPLTGLANRKGLSMLGAQILETARRRGDAVYCMFLDVDGLGRINSDLGHGAGDEILLTVAEALSRSTRATDAVARWGDDEFVVVGPGTGLAPLEMERRVRARCLESSPLPREQWAARISAGGAVLEPWDDGDVSTLLHQADREMQLRRALRREAAAPPYRPVRLDPSPYPPDTP
- the octT gene encoding diglucosylglycerate octanoyltransferase, whose amino-acid sequence is MTGRLLVIGDSLTYHGPTGPELVTDSRLWPQRVAAATGRRVDLLARQGWTARDAWWALTKDPVAWSVLLPRADVLVLAVGGMDSLPASVPTYLREGIAFVRPAPLRRVVRRTYRRWHPSVVRLGRGRWRALPQRATDHYLSRVVAGARHYRPGLPVVALTPPPWRSAQYPVRDGHASALAAARAWAAREQVRLVDVESVLEQMWRGGGGNPDGLHWDWPTHAAVARAVAAAVEAPALT